The Paramormyrops kingsleyae isolate MSU_618 chromosome 12, PKINGS_0.4, whole genome shotgun sequence region tcttcACATGTTAGTGTTGGCATTTTACATGGCATTTCCTGTGTGGTTTATATGATTGCTGCCTGCTGTTGTATTCTGCAACTGTTTAATGTCTGGTGTTATTAGGTGAAATATTTGAGTCATTGGTCTTTCAGAGAACTTATTATTAACGGAGGCCTTGGAATTAAAAGTGGCCGACTTTGGACTGGCCACCAAGCTGGAGCCACTGGAAAGCAGGCAGAAGTGGGTTCTTTTTCTTAGATTCTCCAgcaaatctttcaaattgctcatgcaacaggctgaagcacatgtatactgttttccttttgtgtgtgttgtagacGCTTTTGTGGGACGAGAGAGTATGCAGCTCCTGAAgtgtggaagatggagggacaCAGGCCAGAGTCAGATGTCTGGGCGCTGGGgtgtatcatgtatgtataccttctcaatcgtcctcacagtcagagccagagtcaagaatgatatctgaaatgcaccaatgcagaaTGTTGTTAGATGCAAATGAAGCTCAAATGCCGTTGCTGACTTTCTTGATACAGGTATACGATGCTTGTTGGTGCATACCCCTTTGATGGCGACGCTGAAAAAATCAAGCAGCGTGTCACTAAAGTAGAGTACACTCTACCAAAGTCCCTCTCCTCATCAGCCAagaaattgatttcttggatcCTACAAAAGAATCCACAGGATCGGCCCACATTGGAGCAGATCCTGAATCATAAGTTCTTCACTAAGGTACATGCAAACTGCTGGTCTGCTGAGTTCAATAGTATTCATGCATCCTGAGGAATTGCTTTGCTCAACCGAAACATCTTAAACTACAACCCTAGGGCTTCACTCCGGAGGAAATTCCATCAAACAGCTACCACAAGGTGCCAAGATTCAGAGCAGTGAAACGCGTAAAGCACTTCTTCGTCAGGCTGTTCCGCCGCATATTTGGACAAAGGAGACCCAAAGGTAAGTAAGCTCCTTCAACACAAACCTTGCTAGTCTAGTATCTCTCAGTTCATCAGGCTCAGATACCTGATTTTCCCATGTTTTCTTGCAGATATGCCCCACTGTGAATTCAAAATGAAAACCAGCGGCCCTTTCGTCTACAGCAGGGCTGTCCTAACTTTTTTTAGTGAGGGCCACATACAGAAAAATATTCCGAGGGCTGGGCCAACTTACTAGATATAAGCTATGTATGGGGACGCTCGTCGCTAATGGCTGCCTATCTCTGCTCGTCCGCGCGTCCCATCCGCCTTTTTGCCCTTTAGTCTGTCCCTTTGTCACTCTCCCGTTCGCAATTTCGCACGATTTCGGCGCTTGCCCTGTTATTCCTCCTGATGGCTGCTAATCAGCGTAGACCTCGCCCAGCCCTTTCCAGCCCGGAGAAGAAAGTACCCCGCTCTGATGGCGGCGTTACTGAGGAGGCCCTTTCCTCTCTCCTGGCTCCCTTTCTCGCGGAAATGAAGAACTTCGTTTCCGAACAGGTGAACTCGCTAAAAGGCACGCTTCAGCAACACCATTCGGAGCTCCGCGCTGACCTGAACTCGCTGAGGGCAGACTTTAAATCCATACAAAAAGAAGTCGCCTCAGTGAAGGCTGTGACCGATTGGCACTCCAGGGAGCTGGCTGATTTTAATAAGGCTCTGCTTTCCCTGGATAACAAAATCACGGAGATTGAGGACCGCAGCCGTCGCCTCAATCTTAAAGTGGTTTGGATTAAGCTAGGGCGCGAAGGGGGCGATATGCGGTCTTTCCTTAATAAGCTCTGGCCGGCTATTTTCCCCCATCTTCCCAATTTCCTGCCAGCCATTGACCGTGCCCACAGGCTGTACGGCCGGTCTGAAACCTCTTCTCGCCCCTATAagccagttattttattttattattaatgtactgttatgtgatgttttttttttttttttgcttctactaCTATATTAATTGGACGTTTGCTGTACTGCTGTTGCCCGGTTCGCTGACGGTTACTCCCATTTGCCGTTTTCTCCTGCTCTGTACACGGGGCAGCAAGCAGTGGCATGGGgtcagttttattttacttccgtTGCTGTTACTCAGAAGGTGGTGGGGATGTGTGCGCGCAGTTAGTGTGTTTTGCGGCTTGGCTTCGGGCGCCACGTGCGCGCAGTTTCCGACATCGGTCGGAGGGGGCGGGAGGGTAGATGTTCTGGACCTGGCAGCAGAACCATTTACCTTTCTATTGTGTTTAATGTTGCTGCTGCGTTGCCGGTCTGGAGCATGGGTTTGGGgaatttttgtgtttgtttgggggggtgggaagggggTTTTCCCTGAGACACACTTCCTAAAGTTACGGTTGACCGACCAGGGCATTCAGCCTCTGGTGCATGCCTGGCATATTgagacttttatttatttttatttttaatttttttattttttccttgtttacACCTTactgtctgttctgttttgatAATGGTCAATATAAATATAGCTTCATGGAACGTTAGGGCCCTGAATACCCCCGAACAACAACTGTCCAGTGTGACTGAATTTCTGAAAAGGCAGCACGCTGACCTTGCCTTTTTAATTGAGACCCATTTACTCCAGCGAGATGCACTGCGGGCGGCCTCCAGGTTCTACAGGGTTGTCTCCACTTCATCAGCTTCCTCGCGTAGATGTGGGGTGGCCATACTGGTGAGGCGGACCCTTCAGATTCATATTCTCAATTCCGGGGGTGATGCTGATGGCAGGTACTGTTATGCCCTCTCCGACCTGGGGGGCAGGAAGGTCTGCTTTGTTGCTGCATACGCTCCCACTCCCCCACGCACCTCATTCTTTCAGGATCTTTCTGACCACCTTCTTAAATTTCAAGACTTCGACTTTGTTATTGGAACTGATGCTAACGCTGTCCATGATCCTGTCCTTGAtaaatctccctctctcgtGGGTAGCCTTGCTGCCCCCCTCTACACGTTCCCTGTGTAAATTCGTGGAGGTCCTGAATTTGGTTGACTCATTCCGCCTAATTAACCCCTCCGCTAGAGAATTTTCCTTCTTCTCACCCCACTTCAACTCCCAATCTCGCATAGACTACATCTTTGTTTCTCGATCTGTTGCCCCCGCTGTTTCTACGGCTTCTCTGATCTCTTCTTCTTTATCTGACCACAAGTGTGCTCTCCTCCACTTAGCTGTACCTTCTCTTTCTCCTCGGTCCCCACGATGGAAGCTCAATACTTCTTTGCTTCGAAACTCCAAATATATAGCCTATTTGATCCCTAGACTTGAAgaatttatttcaattaattcAGGCTCAACTGATGACCCAGTCTACTGCTGGATGGCGATAAAGGGCTTTCTCTGTGACACCACGGTTGCTTTTGCCAGTGGCCTGGCTCGTGAATGTCGCCAGAAGATCTGTGATCTCGAAAGGCGCCTAACTCACTTAGAGAGTGTTCGTCCTGCAGTGATTGATCCGGATCATGAGACCCTCATCTTAAACACAAGGGCAGAGCTAAATGTTCTTCTGTCACGCCGTGCCGAGTTTTTGGTTCATCGCACTAGGTCTCGATATTATGTCTTGGGTGCTAGGCCCAGTAAGTTGTTGGCTCTCGGCTCCGGCAATGTGACTCTTTCTCCACAATCTCTTCTGTTAGAACCAAGGATGGAGCTCTCACCACTGACCCACAGGAAATTAACAGTAgcttttttcaattttactcATTTATTCTCCCCTCCCACTGTCTCTCCACCCTCTGACCCTGATTTGTTTCTTGATTCTGTACCTCTTTCTTGTCTCTCAGGCCCAGAAGCCTCTATGCTCGAGGCTCCCCTTTCGATGACAGAACTTAAAGAGGCTCTGGACTCCATGAGCCCTGGGAAGTCTCCAGGGCCCGATGGCCTCCCTCCTGAACTTCTTTCTGCCTTCTGGAAGCAGCTCTCTACCCCGCTCTTCCACATGCTGAATTCTGCTATTTCTGCCTCCCATCTCCATCCTTCTCTTAATCAGTCCTTGATGACTTTGTTGCTCAAACAGGGTAAGGACCCCTCAGATTGCTCCAGCTATCACCCATTGTCCCTGATGAATTCAGACATCAAACTGTTTGCCAAGGTGCTTGCCCATCGACTGCAGGCGGTGATTTCCAAATTGATTCACCCGGACCAAACTGGCTTTATTAAATCCCGTCATGCGGCCGACAACATCCGTCGCCTGCTGCATGTACTTCACGCTGCTCCTTCCTTTCCCTTCCCTGCTGCCCTTCTCTCTCTAGACGCAGAGAAGGCTTTTGATATACATGTCTTGAACATTGGAGGCCGCCTCTCTTCCTCGTCGTGGTCTCAGTCGGGTATCTCCACCCTGGGTGACATTTTTGACAGCTCTGGTCTCAAATCATTCCAGTCTCTTATGGTCACATTTAATCTtccctcttcctcatttttttctacctccagctgaggtccatggttagggcctgtaatatctctttttcctcGCCTCTTCTGcttcacccgctgtgcagatttgctctgtccttttccCCCGTTTCTAAACCCGTGTCCAGTCTCTATTCCCTCCTAGAAGCAGAGAAGGCTTTTGATAGGATGAATTGGTCATTTTTGTGGAGAGTCTTGCATAGAATGGGCTTTGGCCCTTATTTTAACAACCTTGTCCAGACTCTTTACTCCTCCCTCTCTTCTGTCCTTTTGACCAATGCCAACATCTCTCCTCCTTTTCGGCTTCTTCAGGGGGCCAGGCAGggctgtcccctctcccccctgctcttTAATCTGTCGTTGGAGCCTCTGGCTGCTGCCCTCCGCCACTCAGACCTTATTTCCCCCATCCTAgtgaaaggtgtccctcagtcaGTTTCTTTATACGCTGATGATTTGCTCCTCTACCTTGGCAGCGCTCGCGTGGATCTTCCTCATGTCCTTAACCTGTTTCAAACATATGAATCCCTGTCTGGCTATAGGATTAACTGGGTAAAATCCTCTCTCCTTCCATTGAATTCTGCCTGCCACACCTCTTCACTTCCTCCTTCTATTCCCCAGGCGAGGTCTTTCAGATACCTGGGGCTGGACATCTATCCGTCGGTCCCAGAGCTTACAGCTGCTGGCTTCCGCCGCGTTCTCGAGGGCATTAAAGCCTCGATCTCCTCGTGGTCTTctcttcccctttcatttcggGCTAGGCTGGCCGTTATTAAGATGAACGTGCTCCCgagaattaattttattagttCCATGCTTCCTCTCTTCCCTCCACCTGGGTACTGGGCCTCTGTCAAGCCTgctatttccacatttctttggGATGGCAAGAGACCCTCCGTCAGACACTCTACCCTAATCCGCGACCGGTTGGATGGAGGTGTCTCTCTCCCGGACTTCGAATTTTACCACCTTGCTTTTACCCTGAGGCCGGTTTGGAGCTGGATCAGTCCTCCCCAGCATCCACCCGCCTGGCTTCCTATCGAAGCAGAATATGCTCTCCCCCATCGTCTAGCCTCGCTTCCTTTCCTCCCTGTTAAATTAAAATCCATCTCTGCCTCCGTCGGTCCGATTATCTCTCATGCGCTTCGCACCTGGAGAAGGGTTGAGAAATTGTTGGGCCCCTTCCCAAAATGGCATCCCAGCGTTCCGTTGCTCCACAACCCTGTCTTGAACATTGGAGGCCGCCCCATCTCTTCCTCGCCGTGGTCTCAGTCGGGTATCTCCACCCTGGGTGACATTTTTGACAGCTCTGGTCTCAAATCATTCCAGTCTCTTATGGTCACATTTAATCTtccctcttcctcatttttttctacctccagcagaggtccatgcttagggcctgtaatatctctttttcctcGCCTCTTCCGcttcacccgctgtgcagatttgctctgtccttttccGCCGTTTCTAAACCCGTGTCCAGTCTCTATTCCCTCCTAGACGCAGAGAAGGCTTTTGATAGGATGAATTGGTCATTTTTGTGGAGAGTCTTGCATAGAATGGGCTTTGGCCCTTATTTTAACAACCTTGTCCAGACTCTTTACTCCTCCCCCTCTTCTGTCCTTTTGACCAATGCCAACATCTCTCCTCCTTTTCGGCTTCTTCAGGGGGCCAGGCAGggctgtcccctctcccccctgctcttTAATCTGTCGTTGGAGCCTCTGGCTGCTGCCCTCCGCCACTCAGACCTTATTTCCCCCATCCTAgtgaaaggtgtccctcagtcaGTTTCTTTATACGCTGATGATTTGCTCTTCTACCTTGGCAACGCTCCTGTAGATCTTCCTCATGTccttaacctatttcaaacatGTGAATCCCTGTCTGGCTATAGGATTAACTGGGCAAAATCCTCTCTCCTTCCATTGAATCCTGCCTGCCACACCTCTTCACTTCCTCCTTCTATTCCCCAGGCGAGGTCTTTCAGATACCTGGGGCTGGACATCTATCCGTCAGTCCCAGAGCTCACAGCTGCTGGCTTCCGCCGCGTTCTCGAGAGCATTAAAGCCTCAATCTCCTCGTGGTCTTctcttcccctttcatttcggGCTAGGCTGGCCGTTATTAAGATGAACGTGCTCCCgagaattaattttattagttccatgcttcctctctcccctccaccTGGGTACTGGGCCTCTGTCAAGTCTgctatttccacatttctttggGATGGCAAGAGACCCTCCGTCAGACACTCTACCCTAATCCGCGACCGGTTGGATGGGGGTGTCTCTCTCCCGGACTTCGAATTTTACCACCTTGCTTTTACCCTGAGGCCGGTTTGGAGCTGGATCAGTCCTCCCCAACATCCACCCGCCTGGCTTCCTATCGAAGCAGAATATGCTCTCCCCCATCGTCTAGCCTCGCTTCCTTTCCTCCCTGTTGAATTAAAATCCATCTCTGCCTCAGCCGGTCCGATTATCTCTCAGGCGCTTCGCACCTGGAGAAGGGTTGAGAAATTGTTGGGCCCCTTCCCATAATGGCATCCCAGCGTTCCGTTGCTCCACAATCCTGTCTTGAACATTGGAGGCCGCCCCATCTCTTCCTCGCCGTGGTCTCAGTCGGGTATCTCCACCCTGGGTGATTTTTTTGACAGCTCTGGTCTCAAATCGTTCCAGTCCCTTAAGGTCACATTTAATCTtccctcttcctcattttttttctacctccagctaaggtccatgcttagggcctgtaatatctctttttcctcGCCTCTTCCGcttcacccgctgtgcagatttgctctgtccttttccCCCGTTTCTAAGCCCGTGTCCAGTCTCTATTCCCACCTCCGCAGATCCTCTCATAAACCTCTCCCCATAATTTCTGTCTGGCAGAGGGAGCTCTCTCACACCCCTGTCCTATCTTGgagtgttatttttcataatattaaaaactgctctaaaaatcccaatcaccagcaaacACAATTTAAGTTTGTTCACCGATTATACCCCACTCCCCGGAAACGCCATCTCATGGGCTTAGAGCCTGACCCCTTATGTCACCTCTGTCCCCTTCAGGTCCCTGGTACCTTTCTTCATATGTTCTGGGACTGTCCTCCAGCGGCTGCTCTTTGGGATTATGTGGCCAGATCTCTCTCTTCAGTTCTTTCCTCTCCCATCCCTCTGTCTCCCGTGGTCCTTCTTCTCCTGgacttctcttctctctctctatctcgcTTCCAGCGGAGGCTCCTGATGTCTGCCTCGTTAGCGGCTAAGCTGTTATTAGCCTCTcgttggaagtctcctgatcgtgccattcccactgtctggaagtccacCTTTCTTGATCTGCTTCTGCTGGAACTCTCTGCGGCCCGGATTAACAATTCGTCTGCTTCTACGATCCAGAGCTGGCTCCGTGACGTGCAGCTGGTAGAGGACTGGCTGCGGGTCATGTCCTGAAGCtgtattcctttttttttttactgatttaaGTATGTTATCTCTTTTCTCCTCAGTTTTTAGCTGCGCCCTTCGGGGCTGGGTGTGCCGGTGACCATTGTTGGTCTCCTTTGAGGTGCTGTCTCAGGGTGTattgaggggtggggtgggggtcgaatatgttttgttctgttctgtcttgttctttgtaaaaaaaaaatagctatgTATGGGCTAATctcttttgtatttaagttcaatcaatcaaatctggtcaataaatgataattatgcttaataatttaatgtgtttatatcatgctatatcatgtttattttatatcataaaatttaaatgttcatttgtccTGCCTGTCATATGTGTcttaaataaatcagtgtgatttttttactgtgattattgtctattggctttttattcttaacccagagggattttaatatttattattgtctattattgtttgtctggtgtgtgtgtgtgtgtacagtaacgTGGTTTATGAAAACACTTAAAGAGCCAATCATAATGCATTCTTCAGTTacatatatgtgtataaaaCCTAACTGTGTGGTCCAACCTCCAGTAGAGTTAACAGGAGTCCCATGTTCAGTAAAAGAACGGAAATACTGGAAAGCATCTGACTGGGGATCTCTGATTATATGCATTACCAGTGTTGTATGGTGTTCTTCCCACAAAATACTGGAACCACCTCTTCCTTCTTGTTTTTGGAATTTATACTCTGCTTCAGGAAAAGGTTAAACTGGTTGACATTAGTACTGCTGAAAAAGAACTGAAGAAATTTGTTATGGTGTTTGAAAGGTTGTACAGAAAGACGAACATCTCTTAATGCGCATTTGGTGACAAGTGTGAGAAACTGGGGTCCTTTGTGGACCACCTCAACTTTTTCCTTTGAATCTTTTAAAGGAGCTCTGTTGAAGTACTTTAATGGAAGCATGTATGTCCAAGATCAAAAGGTTCCTTAGGTGGAGGGATCTCACACATAAGGCTGACAAGTCAATGAAAAATGAAttggtatatactgtatacatattcaGCAGTAGGACAATGTTACAATTGTACACTTCCAAGTACAGccaatagcattttaaataagactgaaacaatttcattttcacaaaTTAGACTAAAGTGCCGCCAGAAGTGTACAGTTTTGTAGCACGTTTTTTAAAGCgtaattaaatacatctgtatCGACTCCCTTTAGGTTGGCCTCCCTGCAAAATCTATACAAGTGCAAAGTGTaacctattattattagtatgaTTACAATGTAGAAGTAGTATGATTACAATGTAGAAGTAAGCACATGAGAATTACAAACATATTCCAAACATACTGTATGAATTGAAAATGATGGAGGTCAAGAAAACTTTCTGAAAGAACTGCTCATTCAATTGCTATGAAGGCAAAAAAAGCCCCATTTGACCGCAAACGACCTCCAGGAGGATTTAGCAGACTCTGGAGTGGTGGTTCACCGTTCTACTGTGCAGCGGTACCTGAACAAATGTGACCTTCATGGTAGAGTCTGAAGGAGAAAACCTTTCCTGTATCCTAGCCACACAATTCTGCATCTGAAGTTTGCAAAGGAACATCTAAACAAGCCTGATGCATTTTGGAAACAAGACCTGTGGACTGAAGAAGGCAAAATAGAACTTTTTGGCCACATACCGAATTCCAGGAAAAGAACACCTGTCCAACTattaagcatgggggtggatcgatcatgctttgggcttgtgttgcagccagtggcacagagaacatgtcattggtagagggaagaatggatttGAATAAAGATCATGCAGCAAATTCCAGCAGCAAAAAGTTGAAGTTAAAAAGAGGATGGGTCCTACAATAAGATAATGATCTAAAACACACCTCAAAATCTACAATGGAGTACCTCAAGGTGAAGGTTTTCCACGGCCCTCAGTCACCCGACCTAAGCATCACTGAAAATCTGCGGATACATCTCAAAAAAGCAGAGCATGCAAGACAACCCAAGAATCTTGCAGAATCAGAAGCCCTTTGCAAGGAcgaatgggagaaaatcccccaaataagaactgaaatattGAAGGATTGAGTGTAGATGAAAAGCTAAGAACATCAAAGCATAATATTTGAGTGTAGTTCAAATATAACAAATTCATGTCTTTTAAGTGCTGAATTGAACATATTTTTTGGCAAGAATTTACTTTAAAAGTTTGATTACTTAAGTGTTTTCAGGTGATCTGTATGTAGGCGGGGCTGTTCTGGTGAGGCTGGGTGTGGTCGGGGTCCGatgtgggcgtgacacacacatagagaatggatacatttatattatgcTAATTGCATGATTCTCTAATAGTCTTTTTCAGATGCCCACCAAGTACCAGaatgttgttttataattaaaatactgatAAAAGAATTAAAACTCAATATATTCAAGTATAATAcgctgtaacattttatatgactt contains the following coding sequences:
- the LOC140577736 gene encoding serine/threonine-protein kinase PLK3-like codes for the protein MACPQRRHEVPEIIFDTRNVRFYRRLELLGEGGFAQCFKMMDIFTGEIFAVKVIPIKHSDGIKESLREVVLLKLLQHQHVVNFSHHVEDEKFLYIFMELCSRGSMLDLLQEREILSTPEVRFYMRQLIGALRHIHGKGIVHRDLKLENLLLTEALELKVADFGLATKLEPLESRQKRFCGTREYAAPEVWKMEGHRPESDVWALGCIMYTMLVGAYPFDGDAEKIKQRVTKVEYTLPKSLSSSAKKLISWILQKNPQDRPTLEQILNHKFFTKGFTPEEIPSNSYHKVPRFRAVKRVKHFFVRLFRRIFGQRRPKDMPHCEFKMKTSGPFVYSRAVLTFFSEGHIQKNIPRAGPTY